The Panthera uncia isolate 11264 chromosome C2, Puncia_PCG_1.0, whole genome shotgun sequence genome contains a region encoding:
- the VILL gene encoding villin-like protein: protein MDVNKGLPAIDSHRDLHVWIIENLSMEPVPEKAYGNFFEEHCYIVLHVPQSLKATQGACSDLHYWAGKEAGAEAQDAAEAFVQQLQEALGGATVQHREAQGHESDCFRSYFRSGIIYRRGGLASALTHVETNLYNIQRLLHVQGRKHVSATEVELSWSSFNKGDIFLLDLGKVMIQWNGPETSIPEKARGLALTCSLRDRERGGRAQIGVVDDEVEATDLMRIMEAVLGCRVGNLPATRPDKSVNQLQKASGRLYHVCEKDDDLVIQELATCPLTQDLLREEDYYILDQGGFKIYVWQGRLSSLQEKKAAFSRALGFIQAKGYPTYTNVEVVNDGAESASFKQLFQSWSTKQRGNKSFGKLSKSIQVRPDVGKLQSRPELAAQLRMVDDASGKVEVWCIQDLGRRPVDPKRHAQLCAGNCYLVLYAYQRMGHVQYILYLWRGHRATTRDVKALNCNAEELDLMYQGALVQEHVTMGSEPPHFLAIFQGQLVVFQGHTGHDGKEQPAPATRLFHVQGADSCNTRTVEVPARASALNSHDIFLLVTASVCYLWFGKGCSGDQREMARTAVSAVSGENKETVLEGQEPPGFWEALGGRAPYPGNKRLPEDVSGFQPRLFECSSHMGHLVLTEMVFFSQEDLDKYDIMLLDTWQEIFLWLGEAASKWKKEAVDWGQEYLKTHPAGRSPATPIVVIKQGHEPPTFTGWFLAWDPYKWTNDQSYKEVVDGSLGAMPAICEITAELNDFQLSRGPSNGGADPLTLQTLKGSQDGSGNELQPGPKAGDASTNSHHSSPRPTINGSLPRERLMHQAVEDLPEGVDPARKEFYLSDSDFQEIFGKSKEEFYSMAKWRQQQEKKQLGFF, encoded by the exons TGGATCATCGAG AACCTGAGCATGGAGCCAGTACCCGAGAAGGCTTATGGGAACTTCTTCGAGGAGCACTGCTACATCGTCCTCCAT GTTCCCCAGAGCCTCAAGGCCACGCAGGGGGCGTGCAGCGACCTGCACTACTGGGCGGGGAAGGAGGCGGGCGCCGAGGCGCAGGACGCGGCCGAAGCCTTCGTGCAGCAGCTGCAGGAGGCGCTGGGTGGCGCCACCGTGCAGCACCGGGAGGCGCAGGGCCACGAGTCCGACTGTTTCCGCAGCTACTTCCGCTCTGGAATCAT ctaCAGGAGAGGgggcctggcctctgccctcacGCACGTGGAGACCAACCTGTACAACATCCAGCGACTGCTGCACGTCCAGGGGAGGAAGCACGTGTCGGCCACCGAG GTGGAGCTCTCTTGGAGCAGCTTTAATAAGGGGGACATCTTCCTGCTGGACCTGGGCAAGGTGATGATCCAGTGGAATGGGCCTGAGACCAGCATTCCTGAGAAGGCACGG GGCCTGGCCCTGACCTGCAGCCTCCGGGACAGGGAGCGCGGTGGTCGCGCACAGATTGGCGTGGTGGATGATGAAGTTGAAGCCACTGACCTCATGCGGATCATGGAAGCCGTGCTGGGCTGCAGAGTGGGCAACCTGCCTGCCACCAGGCCCGACAAGAGTGTTAACCAGCTGCAGAAAGCCAGCGGCCGTCTCTACCA TGTCTGTGAGAAGGATGACGACTTGGTGATCCAGGAGTTGGCGACCTGCCCACTAACCCAAGACCTACTGCGGGAAGAG GACTACTATATCCTGGACCAGGGTGGTTTCAAGATCTACGTGTGGCAGGGACGCCTGTCCAGCCTCCAAGAGAAAAAGGCTGCCTTCAGCCGGGCTCTG GGCTTCATCCAGGCCAAAGGCTACCCGACCTACACCAACGTGGAGGTGGTGAACGACGGCGCCGAGTCGGCCTCATTTAAACAGCTCTTCCAGTCTTGGTCTACCAAGCAGCGCGGGAACAAGAGCTTCGGCAAGCTAA GTAAATCGATTCAGGTAAGGCCGGATGTGGGCAAGCTGCAGAGTCGGCCTGAGCTAGCTGCCCAGCTCAGGATGGTGGATGACGCTTCCGGGAAGGTGGAG GTGTGGTGCATCCAGGACTTAGGCAGACGGCCCGTGGACCCCAAGCGTCATGCACAGCTGTGTGCAGGCAACTGCTACCTCGTCCTCTACGCCTACCAGAGGATGGGCCACGTCCAGTATATCCTGTACCTGTGGCGG GGCCACCGTGCCACCACGCGTGATGTCAAAGCCCTGAACTGCAATGCCGAGGAGCTGGACCTCATGTACCAGGGAGCCCTGGTGCAGGAGCACGTGACCATGGGCAGCGAGCCCCCTCACTTCCTCGCCATCTTCCAGGGCCAGCTGGTGGTCTTCCAG GGGCACACGGGGCACGATGGGAAGGAGCAGCCAGCACCTGCCACAAGGCTCTTCCACGTACAAGGCGCCGACAGCTGCAACACCAGGACCGTGGAGGTACCAGCCCGCGCCTCAGCCCTCAACTCCCATGACATCTTCTTGCTGGTCACAGCTAGCGTCTGCTACCTCTGGTTTGGAAAG GGCTGCAGCGGTGACCAGCGAGAGATGGCGCGGACGGCGGTCTCTGCCGTCTCTGGGGAGAACAAGGAAACGGTGCTGGAGGGTCAGGAGCCTCCCGGCTTCTGGGAGGCCCTGGGAGGCCGGGCTCCCTACCCCGGCAACAAGAG GCTCCCCGAGGACGTCTCCGGCTTCCAGCCCCGACTGTTTGAGTGCTCCAGCCACATGGGCCACCTGGTCCTCACGGAAATGGTGTTCTTTAGTCAAGAGGACCTGGACAAGTATGACATCATGTTACTGGACACCTGGCAGGAG ATCTTCCTGTGGCTCGGGGAAGCTGCCAGTAAGTGGAAGAAGGAGGCGGTGGACTGGGGCCAGGAGTACCTGAAGACCCACCCGGCAGGGAGGAGCCCCGCCACGCCTATCGTGGTGATCAAGCAGGGCCATGAGCCCCCCACCTTCACTGGATGGTTCCTCGCTTGGGACCCCTACAAGTGGACT AACGACCAGTCCTACAAGGAAGTGGTGGATGGCAGCCTGGGAGCAATGCCAGCCATATGTGAGATAACAGCA GAACTCAACGACTTCCAGCTGTCTAGAGGGCCAAGCAATGGCGGGGCAGACCCTTTGACCCTGCAGACCCTCAAGGGCTCCCAGGACGGCTCAGGGAATGAGCTGCAGCCAGGACCCAAGGCAGGTGACGCCAGCACCAACAGCCACCACAGCAGCCCCAGACCCACCATCAATGGGAGCCTGCCCCGCGAACGGCTAATGCATCAGGCTGTTGAAGACCTGCCAGAGGGTGTGGACCCGGCCCGCAAGGAG TTCTATCTCTCAGACTCTGACTTCCAAGAGATCTTTGGCAAGTCCAAGGAAGAATTCTATAGCATGGCCAAGTGGAGGCAGCAGCAGGAGAAGAAGCAGCTTGGCTTCTTCTGA